The window CACAGAGCTGAGAATTTCGGGATAATATTTATAGACGAGATAGACAAGATAGCGGTTAAAACGCCAGGTGTAGGACCAGGTGTTTCAAGGGAGGGTGTACAGAGAGATCTCCTCCCCATAGTTGAAGGCACCACGGTTAAGACCAAGTACGGACCTGTCAGAACGGATCACATACTTTTTATAGCAGCTGGTGCCTTTCATATGGCAAAGCCATCGGATCTTATACCTGAGCTTCAAGGGAGATTTCCCATAAGGGTAGAGCTGAATCCTCTGACTAAAGAAGACTTTGTGCGTATACTTACCGAGCCTAAAAACGCTCTTACAAGACAGTATGTGGAACTTTTAAGAACAGAAGGAGTCCAGATAGAATTTACTGAAGATGCGGTAGAAGAGATAGCGAGAATCGCCGAGGAAGCTAACAAAAAAACTGAAAACATAGGAGCCAGACGTCTTCACACTGTTATGGAAAAGCTTCTTGAAGATATATCCTTTAACGCACCGGACATGGAAGGGCAACACATCATCATAGATGCGAGGTTTGTCAGAGCAAAGCTGGAAAACATTGTCAAAGATGTGGAACTTTCCAGGTACATACTATGAGGGACATTCCTTTGCGGATGCTTGTAGAACGCCTTGAAGAACTTATCACAGCTCAGCAAAAGCTTGCGAGTTTTATGCTACTTGCGGAAGGGATGAAACTATCTGTATCTACAGCTTTAGATATGCTTTACGCTCATATGGAGATGCTTGACCTTACATCCGATATAATAAATGCCCTTCAGGATATTTCTGATGACTATACCAGAGAGTATGCAATCACGCTTACGGCTGAGGCTTTATCTTGGACAGGCTTTATGTTACCTTACATAGAATCGTCTTCTCCCATCTTCATAGAGCATATAAAGATAGAAAGTCAACCGATAATATCGAGGATAAAGGCTATCGTCTCCCTTATAGAAAGGTTAGGTTCAGATATGGACGTCTTTTCTTCCGAAGAGATAATAAAAACTATTGATATGATCTCAAAAGCCATTAGATACCAGCTTTTTATGGTAAAGAGATCTTACGAAACCATGGCGTGAAGACATGCTTGTACTTAAATTTGACAAAGATGGACTTATTCCCGTTGTAGCTCAGGATTACAGAACTGGAGAGATCAGAATGTTTGCATGGGCAAATGAGGAAGCCGTAAAAAGGACAGTTGAAACAGGTTACGCTCACTACTATTCAAGATCAAGGCGCAGTGTGTGGAAAAAAGGTGAGACGTCCGGTGAACTTCAGAAGGTAATAGAAGTTAGGGTTGATTGTGACGAAGATTCACTACTTTACATAATAGATCAGGAAAAGAATAAAGCCTGTCACACAGGAGAAAGGAACTGCTTTTTCAGAGACATAAAAGGGGATCCTGCGAGGAAGGTCTTACCTTTTGAAACTCTACAAAGACTTCAGGAGATCATAAAAAGCAGGATAGAAGAGAGAAGGGAAGATTCATACACTTACAGATTATATATGCAAGGTGAGGACAGAGTACTTCAAAAGTTTGGAGAGGAAGCTGTGGAAAGCCTCATAGCTCTAAAAAATGGGCATCGTGAACATATAAAGGCTGAGCTTTCGGACATGCTTTATCACATGCTCGTTATGCTTACCTTAAGAGGTGTTGACATATCGGAAGTCTTTGAAGAGCTTTCAAAAAGGTTCAGGTAACTTATAACCTCGCTTCTTTTACGTTCTTTTTTTTCCACAAACCACCTATAATTTCGTAAAAAGCTCTCTGTAGCTCTACGAGCTGTGATATACCGCCAAG is drawn from Hydrogenobacter sp. and contains these coding sequences:
- the hisIE gene encoding bifunctional phosphoribosyl-AMP cyclohydrolase/phosphoribosyl-ATP diphosphatase HisIE: MLVLKFDKDGLIPVVAQDYRTGEIRMFAWANEEAVKRTVETGYAHYYSRSRRSVWKKGETSGELQKVIEVRVDCDEDSLLYIIDQEKNKACHTGERNCFFRDIKGDPARKVLPFETLQRLQEIIKSRIEERREDSYTYRLYMQGEDRVLQKFGEEAVESLIALKNGHREHIKAELSDMLYHMLVMLTLRGVDISEVFEELSKRFR